One stretch of Ooceraea biroi isolate clonal line C1 chromosome 4, Obir_v5.4, whole genome shotgun sequence DNA includes these proteins:
- the LOC105286378 gene encoding splicing factor ESS-2 homolog — MNSSVVDSPGSQALETAKNIKDLAVFKKPIGSAKRSKNAQPKVLDEDTYIERMGEIIQRDFFPYLEKLQAQNQYLDAMEQNDANRMRELYTKYSSDRPVTERPISPATFETPLCRSELDDLPGVSEASSQEVPAKPTKNNSNAENKINLDSYLSSHTSEDNASFEEMMVEAEKKRKLKCAWLYETEENSRAWLPIDKSTTGVLAIEDSEDSRPTQVDSWAYKNKNYIMYIPDGVDLTTEEKIELAKKKQIVMHENTRLNANPFNEQQNKETISELAKSQSKANDGKIGVDGKEIVRNATPRVNGFSFVATPSPRPGECESPLMTWGQIEGTPFRLDGGDTPLLRTSQGPSFRIAEPPKREQLALQLAEKVGEKHRKQKNKALEAARKSLTTPSPRSTIDRLSTMSPAARRLATQKLRLSNTPSPRRSSLFMGIRTPGTPRTTIPAKHVTLQKSETNVMRTQGPVLTDNLLNLPQRQRTSSCLNT, encoded by the exons ATGAATA GTTCCGTTGTAGATAGTCCAGGCTCCCAGGCTCTGGAGACTGCCAAGAATATAAAGGACCTGGCTGTCTTTAAGAAACCCATCGGGTCTGCAAAGAGGAGCAAGAATGCTCAGCCGAAGGTCTTGGATGAGGATACGTACATCGAGAGGATGGGTGAAATCATACAGAGGGATTTTTTCCCATATTTGGAAAAGCTACAGGCACAGAACCAGTATCTGGACGCGATGGAGCAAAATGATGCGAACAGGATGCGAGAACTCTACACCAAGTACAGTTCTGACCGACCCGTCACAGAGAGACCGATCAGTCCAGCGACTTTTGAGACCCCGCTGTGCAGATCCGAGTTGGACGACTTGCCAGGCGTCTCCGAAGCGTCGTCCCAGGAAGTACCTGCCAAACCTACGAAAAATAATAGCAAtgcggaaaataaaattaacctGGATAGTTATTTGAGCAGCCACACGAGTGAGGACAATGCGAGCTTCGAGGAGATGATGGTCGAGGCGGAGAAAAAGCGTAAATTAAAATGCGCTTGGCTCTACGAGACGGAGGAGAATTCGAGAGCGTGGCTTCCCATCGACAAGTCGACAACTGGCGTCTTGGCGATCGAGGACTCGGAGGACTCCAGGCCCACGCAAGTAGACAGTTGGgcgtacaaaaataaaaattatatcatgtACATTCCTGACGGGGTGGACCTCACGACTGAGGAAAAGATAGAGCTGGCCAAGAAGAAGCAGATCGTGATGCATGAGAATACCAGGCTGAATGCAAATCCATTTAACGAGCAGCAGAATAAAGAAACCATCAGCGAACTGGCCAAGTCCCAGTCCAAGGCTAACGATGGCAAGATTGGGGTGGATGGCAAGGAGATCGTGAGGAACGCAACTCCACGAGTGAACGGTTTCAGCTTCGTTGCGACACCGAGTCCAAGACCGGGAGAGTGCGAGAGTCCACTGATGACGTGGGGTCAAATTGAAGGAACGCCCTTCCGATTGGACGGTGGTGACACTCCGTTATTGAGAACGAGTCAAGGCCCTTCTTTTAGAATAGCGGAACCACCAAAACGGGAACAATTGGCGTTACAGTTGGCTGAAAAAGTTGGCGAAAAGCAcaggaaacagaaaaacaagGCGTTGGAAGCAGCTAGGAAGTCATTAACAAC TCCGTCGCCAAGATCAACTATAGACCGCTTGAGCACGATGTCTCCTGCAGCGAGAAGATTAGCGACTCAGAAGCTTCGACTATCAAACACGCCGTCCCCGAGGCGAAGTTCACTGTTCATGGGAATAAGGACACCTGGTACACCACGTACGACGATACCGGCTAAACACGTCACCTTGCAGAAATCAGAAACAAACGTCATGCGGACGCAAGGACCCGTTCTCACCGATAATTTACTCAATTTACCGCAGCGGCAACGAACATCGAGCTGCCTGAACACATAA
- the LOC105286379 gene encoding uncharacterized protein LOC105286379, with protein sequence MRCSLNVRTVLFLTIAAAYIVQARKPECMCGNLGSGINPCRCGEVVVKAAKVQKPLFYASPEAINQAAAAREIGMRRFSAGPVCGNVVSFPKYNRYTSGTYSTSTSSGSSSASSGSISSSASSVGSFGEPFGGSNGFRYSFYPSTSNRLIDSGCGCGKKSTSESLETRDLLSHNIHGKVVPSFSPIGDLCYPSSHNEKYQVTTKVTPAYPGKIKCSPPIPYEVCLKILNGQIDEAGLRRLSQTITHSDMSAADRFRVLNGLTSGSASGTSSSLDQYISNNVNNVDRYNSVRGYDNSGSFERYSSKYDNLVGFGSYQGSSIGSLGQLSSNNFATTHGTYGNSFATSNNVASALLQGSTGSYKSNCDAADFGDDPELPEDYSYPRLPADPVSLTLAYKNLFPQTVMYNRRTFVPEDKLAFGHRTVPIESLPSKKIVDVPEEKLQILDKPVVELKPILPTPVAFGVYNEQEEAKLAELEAIERERINQEEIAEQPQQNFITYG encoded by the exons ATGAGGTGTTCTTTGAATGTGAGAACTGTCTTATTCCTGACGATAGCAGCCGCGTACATCGTCCAAGCACGCAAACCAGAATGTATGTGCGGAAATTTAGGATCAG GTATTAATCCGTGTAGATGCGGGGAAGTAGTAGTAAAAGCAGCAAAAGTGCAAAAGCCACTGTTTTACGCATCGCCAGAGGCAATCAACCAAGCTGCAGCAGCACGCGAGATTGGGATGAGAAGATTCTCTGCAGGACCAGTGTGTGGAAATGTGGTATCTTTTCCGAAATATAATCGCTATACTAGTGGCACATATAGCACTAGCACTAGCAGTGGCAGTAGTAGCGCAAGCAGCGGTAGCATCAGCTCAAGTGCATCTTCTGTCGGCAGTTTTGGGGAACCGTTTGGTGGAAGCAACGGTTTCCGCTATTCCTTTTATCCTTCTACTTCGAACAGATTAATCGATTCCGGTTGTGGATGCGGAAAGAAATCGACCTCTGAATCTCTAGAGACTCGTGATCTTTTGTCCCATAACATCCATGGGAAAGTTGTACCCAG CTTCTCGCCGATCGGCGACTTGTGTTATCCAAGCTCTCACAACGAAAAATACCAAGTGACCACGAAAGTGACTCCAGCATATCCCGGCAAAATTAAATGCTCTCCTCCTATACCTTATGAAGTTTGCCTGAAAATACTCAATGGACAGATCGACGAGGCTGGATTAAGAAGACTCAGTCAAACAATCACGCATAGCGACATGAGCGCAGCCGATAGATTTAGAGTACTCAATGGATTAACTAGCGGAAGCGCATCTGGTACTTCAAGCAGCCTGGATCAATATATTTCCAATAATGTAAACAATGTAGATCGGTACAACAGTGTTAGAGGATATGATAATTCAGGTAGCTTTGAACGGTACAGCTCGAAATATGATAATTTAGTAGGATTCGGTTCGTATCAGGGTTCTAGTATAGGTAGCTTGGGACAATTGAGCTCAAACAACTTTGCAACAACACACGGAACGTACGGAAACAGTTTTGCAACATCGAACAACGTTGCTTCAGCATTGCTTCAAGGATCGACCGGAAGCTATAAATCTAATTGTGACGCTGCTGACTTTGGTGATGATCCcg aATTGCCTGAAGATTATTCGTATCCTCGATTACCAGCGGATCCGGTCTCGCTGACTCTGGCGTATAAAAATCTCTTTCCGCAAACTGTGATGTACAATAGGAGAACATTCGTACCAGAAGATAAATTAGCATTCGGCCATAGGACGGTACCGATTGAATCACTACCTAGTAAAAAAATAGTAGACGTACCTGAGGAGAAGCTTCAGATTCTTGACAAGCCTGTCGTCGAACTGAAGCCGATTTTGCCTACTCCAGTTGCGTTCGGCGTTTACAACGAACAGGAGGAAGCAAAGCTAGCGGAACTTGAAGCTATTGAACGCGAAAGAATAAATCAGGAAGAAATTGCCGAACAACCACAACAAAACTTTATCACATACGGGTAA